A genomic window from Daphnia carinata strain CSIRO-1 chromosome 9, CSIRO_AGI_Dcar_HiC_V3, whole genome shotgun sequence includes:
- the LOC130697870 gene encoding transcription initiation factor IIE subunit beta-like: MDPALLREREAFKRRAFATPVVENKRKKENVVDESKKKPRPPQRSLASAPKIDATNYKHMSGSSQYKFGVLAKIVKHLKTLHQDGADHALTLEEILDETNQLDVGMKISQWLRTEALNSNPKIEVTSDGRYMFKPPYKVRDRKSLLKLLRQTDLKGYGGILLEDIQESLPNHEKVLKMLEKDIVYISRPVDKKKILFYNDKTAHMPIDEEFQKLWRSVAVDGIDDNKIEEYLENQGIRSMQDTSQKVLPAKLKRKAAPKKRTYKKPRDNEHLKEILQDYE; the protein is encoded by the exons ATGGATCCCGCTTTGTTACGTGAACGTGAGGCTTTTAAGAGGCGAGCTTTTGCCACGCCGGT AGTGGAgaataaaaggaagaaagaaaatgtagtagatgaatcgaaaaagaaacctAGGCCCCCGCAGAGATCCTTGGCTTCAGCTCCAAAAATTGATGCGACTAA cTACAAGCACATGTCAGGGAGTTCTCAATACAAATTTGGTGTATTGGCTAAAATTGTCAAGCATTTAAAAACACTACATCAGGATGGAGCAGATCATGCCCTTACTTTGGAAGAAATTCTTGATGAAACTAACCAACTTGATGTTGGAATGAAAATATCTCAG TGGCTTCGAACTGAAGCTTTGAACAGCAATCCTAAAATAGAAGTTACTTCAGATGGAAGGTACATGTTCAAACCACCATACAAGGTCAGAGATCGTAAAAGCCTACTGAAGTTACTACGGCAAACTGATTTGAAAGGATACGGCGGTATTCTGCTTGAAGATATCCAAGAATCCTTACCTAACCatgaaaaagttttgaaa atgCTCGAGAAAGACATAGTGTACATTTCCCGACCGGTAGATAAGAAGaagattttgttttacaacGATAAAACGGCGCACATGCCGATTGACGAAGAATTTCAAAAGCTTTGGCGATCAGTCGCTGTTGATGGTATCGACGATAACAAAATTGAAGAGTATTTAGAAAACCAGGGAATTCGCTCTATGCAAGACACAAGCCAGAAAGTTCTTCCTGCtaagttgaaaagaaaagcagctCCAAAGAAACGTACTTACAAGAAACCTCGTGACAATGAACATCTCAAAGAAATTTTGCAAGATTACGAATGA